The Lactuca sativa cultivar Salinas chromosome 2, Lsat_Salinas_v11, whole genome shotgun sequence genome includes a window with the following:
- the LOC111916264 gene encoding protein trichome birefringence-like 36, with protein sequence MASSSMLLSFLTFSLLLGLFNSSQLEIEELSWLDDNNDEEINMVQSRHDSLRKCDFVSGKWVYDQTYPLYDASTCPYLSTKVTCQKNGRPDSDYEKWRWKPHGCNIPRFDALEFLGKMRRKRIMLVGDSIMRNQWESLVCLVESVVPTDRKTVTYAGPTMAFHALDFETSIEFCWAPLLVELKKGLGNKRILHLDLIEENAKYWRAADVLVFDSAHWWTHSDKWTSWDLLMDGNHVAQNMNRMVAYQRGLRTWAKWVDLNLDPRQSRVIFRTMSPRHNRDNGWKCYKQREPLGYASHPHVPEEVMVLKGVIKRMRFPVYLEDITGMSALRRDGHPSVYFAQSGGSDHGSADCSHWCLPGVPDIWNEMLNAML encoded by the exons ATGGCTTCTTCCTCCATGCTTTTGTCGTTCCTTACCTTCTCATTACTCCTCGGCCTCTTTAATTCATCACAACTCGAGATTGAGGAGTTATCATGGCTGGATGACAACAACGATGAAGAGATCAACATGGTCCAAAGTCGCCATGATTCACTAAGAAAATGCGATTTTGTATCTGGAAAATGGGTGTATGATCAGACATATCCGCTTTATGATGCATCCACTTGCCCGTATCTTAGTACCAAAGTTACCTGTCAAAAAAACGGGAGGCCAGATTCTGATTATGAGAAATGGAGATGGAAACCTCATGGTTGCAACATTCCTAG ATTTGATGCATTGGAGTTTCTTGGAAAAATGAGAAGGAAAAGAATAATGCTTGTAGGTGATTCCATAATGAGAAACCAATGGGAGTCTCTTGTTTGCTTAGTTGAATCTGTTGTGCCGACCGATCGCAAAACGGTCACCTATGCGGGCCCTACCATGGCCTTCCACGCCTTG GATTTTGAGACTTCAATTGAATTTTGTTGGGCACCACTTTTGGTTGAATTGAAGAAAGGGCTTGGAAACAAGAGGATTTTACATTTGGATTTGATAGAAGAGAATGCCAAGTACTGGAGAGCTGCTGACGTGTTGGTCTTTGATTCGGCACACTGGTGGACCCACTCCGACAAGTGGACATC GTGGGACCTACTAATGGACGGGAACCACGTAGCCCAAAACATGAACCGAATGGTCGCATACCAAAGAGGGCTTCGAACATGGGCAAAATGGGTCGATTTGAACCTCGACCCACGTCAATCCCGGGTCATATTCCGGACCATGTCACCTCGCCATAACAG GGACAATGGATGGAAGTGCTACAAGCAAAGGGAGCCATTGGGGTATGCTAGTCACCCTCATGTACCAGAAGAGGTGATGGTGCTTAAAGGTGTGATTAAAAGAATGAGATTTCCGGTTTATTTGGAGGATATAACCGGGATGTCGGCTCTAAGAAGAGATGGACACCCATCGGTTTATTTTGCACAATCTGGTGGGTCAGACCATGGTTCGGCTGATTGTAGCCACTGGTGCTTGCCTGGGGTTCCTGATATATGGAATGAGATGTTAAATGCTATGCTTTGA